In Emys orbicularis isolate rEmyOrb1 chromosome 12, rEmyOrb1.hap1, whole genome shotgun sequence, one genomic interval encodes:
- the TBC1D20 gene encoding TBC1 domain family member 20 isoform X3 — protein MYLRRPPPDEYNSKKKRKVAEIYQALNSDPIDVAALRRMAISEGGLLTHEIRCKVWPKLLNVKTDDLPPAPGKELREDNEDYQQVLLDVRRSLRRFPPGMPDEQREGLQEELIDIILQVLQRNPQLHYYQGYHDIVVTFLLVVGERLATALVEKLSTHHLRDFMDPTMDNTKHILNYLMPIIDQVNPELHDFMQSAEVGTIFALSWLITWFGHVLADFRHVVRLYDFFLACHPLMPIYFAAVIVLYREQEVLDCECDMASVHHLLSQIPQDLPYETLISRAGDLFVQFPPSELARKATQQRAERTAASTFKDFELASAQQRPDTVLRQRFRDRLRVEERTKSILTKPRTNRFVKLAVMGLTVALGAAALAVVKSALEWAPKFELQIFP, from the exons ATGTACCTGCGCAGGCCGCCGCCGGACG AGTATAATTCtaagaagaaaaggaaagtaGCGGAGATTTATCAGGCCCTGAACAGCGATCCCATTGATGTGGCTGCACTCAGACGAATGGCGATCAGTGAAGGGGGTCTCCTGACACATGAGATTCGTTGCAAAGTATGGCCAAAGCTTCTCAACGTGAAGACGGATGATCTGCCTCCTGCTCCAG GAAAGGAGCTGCGGGAGGACAATGAAGACTACCAGCAGGTGTTACTGGATGTGAGGCGATccctgcgccgcttcccacccG GGATGCCAGATGAGCAGAGGGAAGGGCTCCAGGAAGAACTGATCGACATCATCCTGCAGGTTTTACAGCGCAACCCCCAGCTGCACTACTACCAGGGCTACCATGACATTGTGGTCACTTTTCTGCTGGTCGTAGGGGAGAGACTGGCGACTGCTCTTGTGGAAAAGCTTTCGACCCACCACCTCAG GGATTTTATGGACCCAACAATGGACAACACCAAGCACATTTTAAATTACCTGATGCCCATTATAGACCAGGTGAACCCTGAACTCCATGACTTCATGCAAAG TGCTGAAGTGGGGACCATCTTTGCACTCAGTTGGCTGATCACCTGGTTTGGGCATGTCCTGGCTGACTTCCGACATGTGGTGCGATTGTATGACTTCTTCCTGGCATGTCACCCGCTGATGCCCATTTACTTTGCTGCTGTG ATAGTGTTGTATCGGGAGCAGGAGGTTCTGGACTGCGAATGCGACATGGCCTCTGTCCACCATCTCTTGTCCCAGATCCCACAGGACCTTCCCTACGAGACCCTGATTAGCAGAGCTGGGGATCTCTTCGTCCAGTTTCCTCCATCGGAGCTTGCCAGGAAGGCAACACAGCAGCGTGCTGAGAG GACCGCTGCTTCCACCTTTAAAGACTTTGAGTTGGCTTCAGCCCAGCAGAGACCAGACACTGTGCTGCGGCAGCGCTTCAGGGACCGGCTCCGAGTGGAGGAACGGACAAAATCCATCTTGACAAAACCAAGGACCAACCGCTTTGTCAAGCTGGCAGTGATGGGGCTAACAGTGGCACTGGGGGCAGCTGCTCTTGCCGTGGTGAAGAGTGCACTAGAAtgggcacccaagtttgaactGCAGATTTTCCCCTGA
- the CSNK2A1 gene encoding casein kinase II subunit alpha, which produces MSGPVPSRARVYTDVNTHRPREYWDYESHVVEWGNQDDYQLVRKLGRGKYSEVFEAINITNNEKVVVKILKPVKKKKIKREIKILENLRGGPNIITLADIVKDPVSRTPALVFEHVNNTDFKQLYQTLTDYDIRFYMYEILKALDYCHSMGIMHRDVKPHNVMIDHEHRKLRLIDWGLAEFYHPGQEYNVRVASRYFKGPELLVDYQMYDYSLDMWSLGCMLASMIFRKEPFFHGHDNYDQLVRIAKVLGTEDLYDYIDKYNIELDPRFNDILGRHSRKRWERFVHSENQHLVSPEALDFLDKLLRYDHQSRLTAREAMEHPYFYPIVKDQARMGSSSMPGGSTPVSSASMMSGISSVPTPSPLGPLAGSPVISATNTLGMPVPAAAGAQQ; this is translated from the exons AAATCAAGATGACTACCAGCTAGTTCGGAAATTAGGCCGGGGCAAATACAGCGAAGTGTTTGAAGCCATCAACATCACAAATAATGAAAAAGTAGTAGTTAAAATCCTCAAG CCggtaaaaaagaagaaaatcaagcGTGAAATCAAGATCTTAGAGAACTTGCGAGGTGGTCCCAATATAATCACCCTTGCAGATATAGTAAAAGACCCTGTG TCCCGGACCCCTGCTTTGGTTTTTGAACATGTAAACAACACAGACTTTAAG CAATTGTACCAGACATTAACAGACTATGATATTAGGTTCTACATGTATGAGATTTTGAAG GCTTTAGATTACTGTCATAGCATGGGGATCATGCACAGAGATGTCAAACCCCACAACGTCATGATTGACCATGAGCACAGAAAG CTGAGGCTAATAGACTGGGGTCTGGCTGAATTCTATCATCCTGGCCAGGAGTACAATGTCAGAGTGGCTTCCCGATACTTCAAAGGACCTGAACTCCTTGTAGATTATCAG ATGTATGATTATAGTCTGGATATGTGGAGCTTGGGTTGCATGTTGGCCAGTATGATCTTCCGAAAGGAGCCATTTTTCCATGGCCACGACAATTATGATCAG TTGGTGAGGATAGCCAAGGTGCTGGGGACAGAAGATCTATATGACTACATCGACAAATACAACATTGAGCTGGATCCACGCTTCAATGACATCTTGGGCAG GCACTCCCGTAAGCGATGGGAGCGCTTTGTTCACAGTGAGAACCAACACTTGGTGAGCCCAGAAGCTCTGGATTTCTTAGACAAATTGCTGCGGTATGATCACCAGTCACGACTCACAGCAAGAGAAGCCATGGAACACCCCTACTTCT ATCCCATTGTGAAGGACCAGGCTCGGATGGGTTCATCCAGCATGCCAGGTGGCAGCACTCCTGTCAGCAGCGCAAGTATGATGTCAG GGATCTCTTCAGTGCCAACACCTTCACCCCTTGGACCTCTAGCAGGCTCACCCGTGATTTCTGCCACCAATACTCTGGGGATGCCGgttccagctgctgcaggagctcagcagtAG
- the RBCK1 gene encoding ranBP-type and C3HC4-type zinc finger-containing protein 1, producing the protein MGIPGRPRGSEALLRSLWVGEHLPRDSAAMGTKYVEETTKKAEELALKLAEAIEGGDKELALECAGWLAEQRAPVTVQVKPEAYPKKEISLWVGVEDAQMTTVPIYLQVNPHMTLASLKDMVFLHYGFPPSVQQWVVGKRLPGDQETLHYNGIQRDGDMAYLYLRSAKEAKLSKETFQRERQCRVLAELGFGDISLQPRGSQEPADAGLGAGAQEQDSLCMEELRHELSQVEAALPPEPPKVGWVCPSCTYVNKPTRPGCEICCKERPEDYAVPTAYQPDEEELARMRNEEEAMRQSQQVTEQQKIENYQHILQVDRQSLVPAAEVIECPICFATLQPGKGVTLRECLHSFCRDCLKGTILNSLEPEVPCPYIDEKYSCTGQLLEREIKALLSAAEYQHFLDLGVSIAENRSRSSYHCKTTDCRGWCIFEDDVNEFACPVCQKVNCLLCKAIHENMNCKEYQDDLKRRANNDQAARQTTEMLTLMVQSGEAMYCPTCKIVVQKKDGCDWIRCTVCHTEICWVTKGPRWGPAGPGDTNGGCCCRLNGVPCHPHCQNCH; encoded by the exons ATGGGAATCCCCGGGAGGCCGAGAGGGTCGGAGGCCCTGCTCCGCagcctgtgggtgggggagcaCCTA CCCCGGGACTCTGCTGCGATGGGGACGAAATACGTGGAGGAGACGACGAAGAAAG cagaggagctggccCTGAAGCTGGCTGAGGCCATCGagggaggggacaaggagctggcaCTGGAgtgtgctggctggctggccgagCAGCGGGCGCCCGTGACGGTGCAGGTGAAGCCGGAGGCCTACCCCAAAAAGGAAATCAG CTTGTGGGTGGGAGTGGAGGACGCCCAGATGACCACAGTCCCCATCTACCTGCAAGTCAATCCTCATATGACTTTGGCTTCTCTGAAGGACATG GTATTCCTCCACTACGGCTTCCCACCCAGTGTTCAGCAGTGGGTGGTGGGCAAGAGGCTCCCCGGAGACCAGGAGACCCTGCACTACAACGGCATCCAGCGAGATGGTGACATGGCCTATCTCTACCTCAGGTCTGCCAAAGAGGCCAAGCTCAGCAAAGAGACATTCCAGAGGGAGCGGCAGTGCCGAGTCCTGGCAG AACTGGGCTTCGGAGACATCAGCCTGCAGCCTCGTGGGAGCCAGGAACCGGCGGACGCGGGGCTCGGAGCCGGGGCGCAGGAGCAGGACAGCCTGTGCATGGAGGAGCTGAGGCATGAGCTCTCGCAGGTGGAagccgccctgccccctgaaccccccaaG GTCGGCTGGGTCTGTCCGAGCTGCACCTACGTCAACAAGCCCACCCGCCCCGGCTGCGAGATCTGCTGCAAGGAGCGGCCCGAGGACTACGCGGTGCCCACGGCTTACCAGCCGGACGAGGAGGAGCTGGCGAGGATGAGGAACGAGGAGGAAGCCATGAGGCAGTCCCAACAG GTGACAGAGCAGCAGAAGATCGAGAACTACCAGCACATCCTGCAGGTGGACAGGCAGAGCCTGGTGCCCGCCGCTGAAGTGATCGAATGTCCCATCTGCTTTGCAACCCTGCAGCCTGGAAAGGGGGTGACCCTCCGGGAGTGCCTGCACTCCTTCTGCAG GGACTGTCTGAAGGGGACGATACTGAACAGCCTGGAGCCTGAGGTGCCCTGCCCGTACATCGACGAGAAGTACTCCTGCACCGGACAGCTGCTGGAGCGTGAGATCAAAGCG CTCCTGAGCGCTGCCGAATACCAGCACTTCCTGGACCTGGGCGTCTCCATCGCCGAGAACCGCAGCCGGTCCAGCTACCACTGCAAGACCACGGATTGCCGGGGCTGGTGCATCTTCGAGGATGACGTGAACGAGTTTGCCTGCCCCGTGTGCCAGAAGGTGAACTGCTTGCTCTGCAAG GCCATTCACGAGAACATGAACTGCAAGGAGTATCAGGACGACCTCAAGCGCCGGGCTAACAACGACCAGGCTGCCAGGCAGACCACCGAGATGCTGACG CTGATGGTCCAGAGCGGGGAGGCCATGTACTGTCCCACCTGTAAGATCGTTGTCCAGAAGAAGGACGGCTGTGACTGGATCCGCTGCACTGTCTGTCACACGGAGATCTGCTGGGTGACCAAGGGGCCGCGCTGGGGGCCAGCG GGCCCGGGCGATACCAacggtggctgctgctgcaggctgaACGGTGTTCCTTGCCATCCCCACTGTCAGAACTGCCACTGA
- the TBC1D20 gene encoding TBC1 domain family member 20 isoform X1 has product MFFRSIFLHGLCICELIQSVPSFCMLDNSCNPETLFFVPLAEYNSKKKRKVAEIYQALNSDPIDVAALRRMAISEGGLLTHEIRCKVWPKLLNVKTDDLPPAPGKELREDNEDYQQVLLDVRRSLRRFPPGMPDEQREGLQEELIDIILQVLQRNPQLHYYQGYHDIVVTFLLVVGERLATALVEKLSTHHLRDFMDPTMDNTKHILNYLMPIIDQVNPELHDFMQSAEVGTIFALSWLITWFGHVLADFRHVVRLYDFFLACHPLMPIYFAAVIVLYREQEVLDCECDMASVHHLLSQIPQDLPYETLISRAGDLFVQFPPSELARKATQQRAERTAASTFKDFELASAQQRPDTVLRQRFRDRLRVEERTKSILTKPRTNRFVKLAVMGLTVALGAAALAVVKSALEWAPKFELQIFP; this is encoded by the exons ATGTTTTTTCGATCAATTTTTTTACATGGTCTTTGCATCTGTGAGCTAATCCAGTCTGTGCCTTCGTTTTGCATGCTGGACAATAGCTGTAATcctgaaactttattttttgttCCTCTTGCAGAGTATAATTCtaagaagaaaaggaaagtaGCGGAGATTTATCAGGCCCTGAACAGCGATCCCATTGATGTGGCTGCACTCAGACGAATGGCGATCAGTGAAGGGGGTCTCCTGACACATGAGATTCGTTGCAAAGTATGGCCAAAGCTTCTCAACGTGAAGACGGATGATCTGCCTCCTGCTCCAG GAAAGGAGCTGCGGGAGGACAATGAAGACTACCAGCAGGTGTTACTGGATGTGAGGCGATccctgcgccgcttcccacccG GGATGCCAGATGAGCAGAGGGAAGGGCTCCAGGAAGAACTGATCGACATCATCCTGCAGGTTTTACAGCGCAACCCCCAGCTGCACTACTACCAGGGCTACCATGACATTGTGGTCACTTTTCTGCTGGTCGTAGGGGAGAGACTGGCGACTGCTCTTGTGGAAAAGCTTTCGACCCACCACCTCAG GGATTTTATGGACCCAACAATGGACAACACCAAGCACATTTTAAATTACCTGATGCCCATTATAGACCAGGTGAACCCTGAACTCCATGACTTCATGCAAAG TGCTGAAGTGGGGACCATCTTTGCACTCAGTTGGCTGATCACCTGGTTTGGGCATGTCCTGGCTGACTTCCGACATGTGGTGCGATTGTATGACTTCTTCCTGGCATGTCACCCGCTGATGCCCATTTACTTTGCTGCTGTG ATAGTGTTGTATCGGGAGCAGGAGGTTCTGGACTGCGAATGCGACATGGCCTCTGTCCACCATCTCTTGTCCCAGATCCCACAGGACCTTCCCTACGAGACCCTGATTAGCAGAGCTGGGGATCTCTTCGTCCAGTTTCCTCCATCGGAGCTTGCCAGGAAGGCAACACAGCAGCGTGCTGAGAG GACCGCTGCTTCCACCTTTAAAGACTTTGAGTTGGCTTCAGCCCAGCAGAGACCAGACACTGTGCTGCGGCAGCGCTTCAGGGACCGGCTCCGAGTGGAGGAACGGACAAAATCCATCTTGACAAAACCAAGGACCAACCGCTTTGTCAAGCTGGCAGTGATGGGGCTAACAGTGGCACTGGGGGCAGCTGCTCTTGCCGTGGTGAAGAGTGCACTAGAAtgggcacccaagtttgaactGCAGATTTTCCCCTGA
- the TBC1D20 gene encoding TBC1 domain family member 20 isoform X2: MYLRRPPPDGIAPHEYNSKKKRKVAEIYQALNSDPIDVAALRRMAISEGGLLTHEIRCKVWPKLLNVKTDDLPPAPGKELREDNEDYQQVLLDVRRSLRRFPPGMPDEQREGLQEELIDIILQVLQRNPQLHYYQGYHDIVVTFLLVVGERLATALVEKLSTHHLRDFMDPTMDNTKHILNYLMPIIDQVNPELHDFMQSAEVGTIFALSWLITWFGHVLADFRHVVRLYDFFLACHPLMPIYFAAVIVLYREQEVLDCECDMASVHHLLSQIPQDLPYETLISRAGDLFVQFPPSELARKATQQRAERTAASTFKDFELASAQQRPDTVLRQRFRDRLRVEERTKSILTKPRTNRFVKLAVMGLTVALGAAALAVVKSALEWAPKFELQIFP, encoded by the exons ATGTACCTGCGCAGGCCGCCGCCGGACGGTATCGCGCCGCACG AGTATAATTCtaagaagaaaaggaaagtaGCGGAGATTTATCAGGCCCTGAACAGCGATCCCATTGATGTGGCTGCACTCAGACGAATGGCGATCAGTGAAGGGGGTCTCCTGACACATGAGATTCGTTGCAAAGTATGGCCAAAGCTTCTCAACGTGAAGACGGATGATCTGCCTCCTGCTCCAG GAAAGGAGCTGCGGGAGGACAATGAAGACTACCAGCAGGTGTTACTGGATGTGAGGCGATccctgcgccgcttcccacccG GGATGCCAGATGAGCAGAGGGAAGGGCTCCAGGAAGAACTGATCGACATCATCCTGCAGGTTTTACAGCGCAACCCCCAGCTGCACTACTACCAGGGCTACCATGACATTGTGGTCACTTTTCTGCTGGTCGTAGGGGAGAGACTGGCGACTGCTCTTGTGGAAAAGCTTTCGACCCACCACCTCAG GGATTTTATGGACCCAACAATGGACAACACCAAGCACATTTTAAATTACCTGATGCCCATTATAGACCAGGTGAACCCTGAACTCCATGACTTCATGCAAAG TGCTGAAGTGGGGACCATCTTTGCACTCAGTTGGCTGATCACCTGGTTTGGGCATGTCCTGGCTGACTTCCGACATGTGGTGCGATTGTATGACTTCTTCCTGGCATGTCACCCGCTGATGCCCATTTACTTTGCTGCTGTG ATAGTGTTGTATCGGGAGCAGGAGGTTCTGGACTGCGAATGCGACATGGCCTCTGTCCACCATCTCTTGTCCCAGATCCCACAGGACCTTCCCTACGAGACCCTGATTAGCAGAGCTGGGGATCTCTTCGTCCAGTTTCCTCCATCGGAGCTTGCCAGGAAGGCAACACAGCAGCGTGCTGAGAG GACCGCTGCTTCCACCTTTAAAGACTTTGAGTTGGCTTCAGCCCAGCAGAGACCAGACACTGTGCTGCGGCAGCGCTTCAGGGACCGGCTCCGAGTGGAGGAACGGACAAAATCCATCTTGACAAAACCAAGGACCAACCGCTTTGTCAAGCTGGCAGTGATGGGGCTAACAGTGGCACTGGGGGCAGCTGCTCTTGCCGTGGTGAAGAGTGCACTAGAAtgggcacccaagtttgaactGCAGATTTTCCCCTGA